In one window of Pseudomonadota bacterium DNA:
- the mutL gene encoding DNA mismatch repair endonuclease MutL, protein MGIVILPKEVVEKIAAGEVVERPASVVKELCENSADAGARSISVEIDGGGIERIRVGDDGCGMGPEDLLLSLERHATSKITSADDLWGISTMGFRGEALASIGAVSRLAIESRPGGPAAEEGARVEMSSGSIEGPVPAGCAPGTVVTVFDLFHNVPARRKFIRSARAESGHAVDAVMEMALAFPAIRFDVSVDGARRLSLPACAADVGDEGARARVEAVLGEDSSVRLLRVAEQVPGLAVAGFVAERGRSRGRDVHLFVNRRPVRDRLLMHALTEGFGERLSRGASPAAVLWVEIDPARVDVNVHPAKREVKFAEPGAVHSFISSALKKTLGSAVQSVFSPSGSAVRGGCPSPCAPGVESAVMRHEHSRPSAGPAVSGEAQRSFGEFGARMRPLGQFAASYIACEGEGGELVIIDQHAAHERLGFDALVAQHAAGPVARQRLLIPEQVDLSEAEAAEIQERSELLSAAGFEIEPFGGGTVLVKAAPALLGGASTAPLVRMIAAELSELGEHVSMEEALRKVFALAACHRQVRAGDSLSPEEVASLVRDMERGDVKTCPHGRPALVRIEKGEIEKWFGRK, encoded by the coding sequence ATGGGTATCGTTATCCTTCCGAAAGAGGTCGTAGAGAAGATCGCGGCCGGCGAGGTGGTCGAGAGGCCCGCCTCGGTGGTCAAGGAGCTGTGCGAGAACTCGGCGGACGCAGGGGCCCGATCGATCTCGGTCGAGATCGACGGCGGCGGGATCGAGCGGATCCGCGTGGGGGACGACGGCTGCGGGATGGGGCCGGAGGATCTTCTGCTCTCGCTCGAGAGGCACGCCACCAGCAAGATCACCTCGGCCGACGACCTCTGGGGCATCTCGACCATGGGTTTTCGCGGCGAGGCGCTCGCCTCCATAGGTGCGGTGTCGCGGCTCGCGATCGAGTCGAGGCCGGGCGGCCCGGCGGCGGAAGAGGGCGCTCGCGTGGAGATGTCGAGCGGCTCGATCGAGGGCCCCGTCCCCGCGGGGTGCGCGCCCGGCACCGTGGTCACGGTGTTCGATCTCTTCCATAACGTCCCCGCCAGGAGAAAATTCATCCGCTCCGCAAGGGCGGAGTCCGGCCACGCGGTCGACGCGGTCATGGAGATGGCGCTCGCCTTCCCCGCGATCCGGTTCGACGTCTCGGTGGACGGGGCGCGCAGGCTGAGCCTCCCCGCATGTGCGGCGGACGTCGGCGACGAGGGCGCGCGCGCCAGGGTCGAGGCGGTTCTCGGAGAGGATTCATCGGTCCGTCTTCTGCGCGTGGCCGAGCAGGTGCCGGGGCTCGCGGTCGCGGGCTTTGTCGCGGAGCGGGGCAGGTCCAGGGGCCGCGACGTGCACCTCTTCGTGAACAGGAGGCCGGTGCGCGACCGGCTCCTCATGCACGCGCTCACAGAGGGGTTCGGGGAGAGGCTTTCGCGCGGCGCCTCGCCGGCGGCCGTGCTCTGGGTCGAGATCGATCCCGCGCGAGTGGACGTGAACGTGCACCCTGCCAAGCGGGAGGTGAAATTCGCTGAGCCCGGCGCCGTCCACTCGTTCATCTCGTCGGCCCTGAAAAAGACGCTCGGCTCGGCCGTGCAGTCGGTCTTTTCGCCTTCCGGTTCGGCCGTCAGGGGGGGCTGCCCTTCTCCCTGCGCGCCCGGCGTCGAGTCGGCCGTCATGCGCCATGAACATTCAAGGCCCTCCGCCGGGCCTGCGGTGTCCGGCGAGGCGCAGCGCTCGTTCGGCGAGTTCGGCGCGCGCATGCGGCCGCTGGGCCAGTTCGCGGCGTCGTACATCGCATGCGAGGGGGAAGGTGGTGAGCTCGTCATCATCGACCAGCACGCCGCCCACGAGAGGCTGGGCTTCGACGCGCTCGTCGCTCAGCACGCGGCGGGTCCCGTTGCCCGGCAGAGGCTTCTGATCCCCGAGCAGGTGGATCTCTCCGAGGCCGAAGCTGCGGAGATCCAAGAGCGGAGCGAGCTGCTCTCCGCCGCCGGCTTCGAGATCGAGCCGTTCGGAGGGGGCACGGTGCTGGTCAAGGCGGCGCCGGCGCTCCTCGGCGGCGCCTCGACCGCCCCTCTCGTCCGGATGATCGCGGCAGAGCTCTCGGAGCTGGGCGAGCATGTTTCCATGGAGGAGGCGCTCCGGAAGGTCTTCGCCCTCGCCGCCTGCCACAGGCAGGTGCGGGCAGGGGACTCGCTTTCGCCCGAGGAGGTCGCTTCGCTCGTGCGCGACATGGAGAGGGGAGACGTGAAGACCTGCCCGCACGGGAGGCCTGCGCTGGTCAGGATAGAGAAGGGTGAAATAGAGAAATGGTTCGGTCGAAAATGA
- a CDS encoding NAD(P)H-dependent oxidoreductase gives MPKALVIYSSRSGHTMKMAEAIAKGIEGARVSVTLTDVNMARVDDLASADAIVLGSPCYYGSMSAEMKRFLDDSVRFHGQLSGKVGGAFASSGMLGGGNETTVRSLIDALMIHGMVVKGNAGIGHFGPVSIGEPDEKALEECTAYGAEIAELTKRLFRS, from the coding sequence ATGCCCAAGGCGCTGGTCATCTACAGCTCCCGCTCGGGTCACACGATGAAGATGGCGGAGGCCATAGCCAAAGGGATCGAAGGGGCCAGGGTGAGCGTGACGCTCACCGACGTCAACATGGCCAGGGTCGACGACCTTGCCAGCGCCGATGCGATCGTGCTCGGCAGCCCCTGCTACTACGGCTCCATGTCCGCGGAGATGAAGCGTTTCCTCGACGACAGCGTCCGGTTCCACGGGCAGCTCAGCGGAAAGGTGGGCGGCGCGTTCGCCTCGTCGGGCATGCTCGGCGGCGGCAACGAGACCACGGTCCGCAGCCTCATCGACGCCCTCATGATCCACGGCATGGTGGTCAAGGGCAACGCCGGGATCGGTCACTTCGGCCCGGTCTCGATCGGCGAGCCGGACGAGAAGGCGCTCGAGGAATGCACGGCCTACGGCGCGGAGATCGCCGAACTGACGAAGAGGCTCTTCCGAAGCTAG
- a CDS encoding 1-acyl-sn-glycerol-3-phosphate acyltransferase, protein MQPITQYERPLTERALMAIHPFWSLLARVFPGSFGQPREAVPHPSAMLESPNRAWRLLLPHFFRRVSVDPTEVRRLAEAAAGSTVIYIAKYAGQLEYSFFNHLFLEKGLPLSRYTNSCALRRWMKAGSLLRSVSSQESQIGRHGRILDPLYDGYLPQMVSRGESALIRIPPIDLLDEELVITGPLRALLAIIEAQRASERPVKIVPLDFLWSRRPPKAKRSVGDIFLGEQESPGAIRKFFLFWKNYRRRAHASIGEPISVSEFIAANGDASDDEELASRMRKRLLGALNAQRRTVIGPPLRPRSWFIQQVLSDEELDNEVCRIAADRRKPADDLRDLAHRYAREIVADLDYAYVEILERVLGRALTRLFESLDVDEEGLAAAKAAFAGGPVIFVPNHRSHVDGLVLSYVFYHAGMTIPHIAAGSNLSFWPLGRIFRRCGAYFIRRAFRDNPLYKAVLATYLKVMMKEGICQEFFIEGGRTRTGKLKDPKMGMLGMMKRAAREAGVEGASIVPVSITYDRVIEQKGYASELEGAKKKEESRIRLVGLTRYLGGRQSRYGSIHVRFGPPMPLLDEGSDPKAVERCAWRICHEINRRAVVTPAAVAAAAILPVSRTGLTLAQFRQNSQAIVDCLIAKGAEVPAALAGSTQAVMQEALATLARARLVTPRTDSLEPFIAVDEEKRVPLSIFRNSLVHFLVTPAVLCKVLLWRAKNEQSPSVPELADDLAAAKLLLHHEFRFAASRRPEEHVERSIAVLEKLGAVARSGDGKIVPRNSGLWICDLLSAQVRPFVETLWVAARYVEGRMKGPVEERPLIDAMLAAGSDMYQLGRVRFRESINRDGYAASLRALVKFGMLVPEPQKEGQRRRSSYAPTENEDSMKMLKVELEKLF, encoded by the coding sequence ATGCAGCCGATAACACAGTACGAGCGCCCGCTCACCGAGCGGGCCCTCATGGCCATACACCCCTTCTGGTCGCTGCTCGCGAGGGTATTTCCGGGCTCGTTCGGCCAGCCGAGGGAGGCGGTCCCCCATCCGTCGGCCATGCTCGAGTCGCCGAACCGGGCCTGGCGCCTTTTGCTCCCGCACTTCTTCCGCCGCGTCAGCGTGGACCCCACGGAGGTCAGGCGCCTGGCCGAGGCGGCCGCCGGATCCACCGTCATCTACATCGCCAAGTACGCGGGCCAGCTCGAGTACTCTTTCTTCAACCACCTCTTCCTTGAAAAGGGGCTTCCCCTGTCGAGGTACACGAACTCCTGTGCCCTCAGGCGCTGGATGAAGGCCGGCTCACTCCTGCGCTCCGTCTCCTCTCAGGAGTCGCAGATCGGGCGGCACGGCCGCATACTCGACCCGCTCTACGACGGCTACCTCCCGCAGATGGTCTCACGCGGCGAGAGCGCGCTCATCCGCATCCCTCCGATCGACCTGCTCGACGAGGAGCTCGTAATCACCGGGCCGCTCCGCGCGCTGCTGGCGATCATCGAGGCCCAGAGGGCGAGCGAGCGGCCGGTGAAGATCGTCCCCCTGGACTTCCTCTGGAGCCGCAGGCCCCCCAAGGCGAAAAGGAGCGTTGGCGACATATTTCTGGGCGAGCAGGAGTCTCCCGGCGCGATACGCAAGTTCTTCCTCTTCTGGAAGAACTACAGGCGCCGCGCCCACGCCTCGATCGGCGAGCCGATCTCCGTTTCCGAGTTCATCGCGGCCAACGGCGACGCATCGGACGACGAGGAGCTTGCGAGCCGCATGAGGAAGCGGCTGCTTGGGGCTCTCAACGCGCAGAGGCGCACGGTCATCGGCCCGCCCCTTCGGCCGCGCTCGTGGTTCATCCAGCAGGTCCTCTCGGACGAAGAGCTGGACAATGAGGTCTGCCGCATCGCCGCCGACCGCAGAAAGCCGGCGGACGACCTGAGGGATCTGGCGCACCGCTACGCGCGCGAGATCGTCGCGGACCTCGACTACGCCTATGTCGAGATCCTCGAGCGCGTCCTGGGCAGGGCGCTGACGAGGCTGTTCGAGTCCCTCGACGTCGACGAGGAGGGGCTCGCGGCGGCAAAGGCGGCGTTCGCCGGGGGACCGGTGATATTCGTGCCGAACCATCGCAGCCACGTCGACGGCCTCGTGCTCTCCTACGTGTTCTATCACGCAGGCATGACGATTCCTCACATCGCGGCAGGCTCCAACCTCTCCTTCTGGCCGCTCGGCCGCATTTTTCGCCGCTGCGGAGCCTACTTCATCCGCAGGGCGTTCCGCGACAATCCGCTCTACAAGGCGGTCCTGGCCACATATCTCAAAGTGATGATGAAGGAGGGTATCTGCCAGGAGTTCTTCATCGAGGGGGGACGCACGAGGACCGGAAAGCTCAAGGACCCGAAGATGGGGATGCTCGGGATGATGAAGCGCGCGGCGCGCGAGGCCGGGGTCGAGGGAGCGTCGATCGTTCCGGTCTCCATAACGTACGACCGCGTGATAGAGCAGAAGGGCTACGCGAGCGAGCTCGAGGGCGCTAAAAAGAAGGAGGAGTCGAGGATTCGTCTCGTGGGCCTCACCAGGTACCTGGGCGGGAGGCAGTCAAGATACGGCTCCATCCATGTGCGCTTCGGCCCCCCCATGCCGCTGCTGGACGAAGGCTCCGATCCCAAGGCGGTCGAGCGCTGCGCCTGGCGCATCTGCCACGAGATCAACCGCAGGGCGGTGGTCACGCCGGCCGCGGTCGCGGCGGCGGCGATCCTCCCGGTGAGCCGCACAGGCCTCACCCTCGCGCAGTTTCGGCAGAACTCGCAGGCGATCGTCGACTGCCTGATAGCGAAGGGAGCCGAGGTGCCCGCAGCGCTGGCCGGTTCCACGCAGGCGGTGATGCAGGAGGCGCTGGCCACGCTCGCGCGCGCGCGACTCGTCACCCCCAGGACCGACTCCCTGGAACCGTTCATCGCCGTGGATGAAGAAAAGCGAGTGCCGCTGTCGATATTCAGGAACAGCCTCGTCCATTTTCTCGTGACTCCGGCTGTGCTCTGCAAGGTCCTGCTCTGGCGGGCGAAGAACGAGCAGTCCCCTTCTGTCCCCGAGCTCGCCGACGACCTCGCGGCCGCCAAGCTCCTTTTGCACCACGAATTCCGATTCGCCGCGAGCCGCAGGCCTGAGGAGCACGTGGAGCGATCGATAGCGGTGCTCGAGAAGCTCGGAGCCGTTGCGCGCTCGGGCGACGGCAAGATCGTGCCGCGCAACTCCGGGCTCTGGATCTGCGACCTGCTCTCAGCGCAGGTGAGGCCGTTCGTGGAGACGCTCTGGGTGGCGGCCAGATACGTCGAGGGGCGCATGAAGGGCCCGGTCGAGGAGCGCCCTCTCATCGATGCGATGCTGGCGGCGGGCTCCGACATGTACCAGCTCGGCAGGGTGCGCTTCCGCGAATCGATCAACAGGGACGGCTACGCGGCCTCTTTGCGAGCGCTGGTGAAGTTCGGCATGCTCGTCCCCGAGCCTCAAAAGGAGGGGCAGAGACGCCGCTCATCTTACGCGCCCACTGAAAACGAAGATTCGATGAAGATGCTTAAAGTTGAGCTTGAAAAACTCTTCTGA
- a CDS encoding thermonuclease family protein, with product MAHRIPAVFLAALLLVLPCAAFPQDDPEEEGLDNGLIIELTEEGTEEEGPPAIAYGGDFEGVVTSVIDAAHVEIDGERMELIGVHPPAGGGCFAEESRAYLGSRLLEKRVSYSFERTNGHRRVLGDRRIYLYEGNRMLNSELIRAGMAFSDRRPSYPEEESFVELQEGARRRHAGLWRTCPVECNRFGDCNTKSW from the coding sequence ATGGCACATAGAATTCCAGCGGTTTTCCTCGCCGCGTTGCTCCTGGTCCTCCCATGCGCCGCTTTCCCGCAGGACGATCCTGAGGAGGAGGGGCTCGACAACGGCCTCATAATAGAGCTCACCGAGGAGGGGACGGAGGAGGAGGGCCCGCCCGCGATAGCCTACGGCGGCGATTTCGAAGGTGTTGTCACCTCCGTGATCGACGCGGCGCACGTGGAGATCGACGGCGAGAGGATGGAGCTCATCGGCGTTCACCCCCCTGCCGGGGGCGGGTGCTTTGCGGAGGAGTCGAGGGCATATCTCGGGTCCCGCCTGCTGGAAAAGCGGGTCTCGTACTCTTTCGAGCGCACGAACGGCCACAGGCGCGTCCTCGGCGACAGGCGAATATATCTCTATGAGGGGAACCGCATGCTCAACTCGGAGCTGATCCGCGCCGGCATGGCCTTTTCCGATCGCAGGCCCTCCTATCCTGAGGAGGAGTCGTTCGTGGAACTCCAGGAAGGGGCTCGACGGCGCCATGCGGGGCTGTGGCGCACCTGCCCTGTGGAGTGCAACCGATTCGGTGACTGCAACACGAAGTCATGGTAG
- a CDS encoding lytic transglycosylase domain-containing protein codes for MNNIIHSKRLQILALNLVGIALIYVVSFCYGSSSAKAGWAGKDMVSFSHEINRAAEAHDVNPALIAAVIHAESEFKVRARSHVGAQGLMQIMPSTARYLGCRNAWDPAENILAGAKYLRQLIDRFDGNLPHAIAAYNAGPGAVSKHNGIPPYKETRNYVKKVLSNYSRYQRMFASDPLMS; via the coding sequence ATGAACAACATAATACATTCAAAGAGACTGCAGATCCTGGCGCTGAACCTCGTGGGCATAGCCCTCATATATGTGGTGAGCTTCTGCTACGGCAGCTCCTCCGCAAAGGCCGGCTGGGCCGGCAAGGACATGGTGAGCTTCTCCCATGAGATCAACAGGGCTGCCGAGGCCCATGACGTGAACCCCGCGCTCATCGCCGCGGTCATCCATGCCGAGTCCGAGTTCAAGGTCAGGGCCCGCTCTCACGTGGGCGCCCAGGGCCTCATGCAGATAATGCCGTCCACGGCGCGCTACCTCGGCTGCCGCAACGCCTGGGACCCGGCAGAGAATATCCTCGCCGGCGCCAAGTACCTCCGCCAGCTCATCGACCGTTTCGACGGCAACCTCCCCCATGCGATCGCGGCCTACAACGCCGGTCCGGGCGCGGTCTCGAAGCACAACGGCATCCCGCCCTACAAAGAGACCCGCAATTACGTGAAGAAGGTGCTGTCCAACTACAGCCGCTACCAGAGGATGTTCGCCTCCGATCCGCTGATGTCGTAA